In the Euzebya sp. genome, CCCTCCCGCGCCTCGTCGATCTCGTCCTGGTCGAGGTGGTGCGCGCCGTCCTCGGCGGTGATCCGGGCGACGTCGATCTCGAGGCCGACGCTCGGCGACGTGGTGCTCAGCGCCTCGATGACCCGGACCACGCCGAGCACGCCGAAGCGGACCGGCCGGTCGACCATGCGGAAGTGGGCCAGCAGCGCCCCGGCCTGCTGGGCCATCGGCGCGCCGCTGCCGATCGCGTGGAAGCCGATGTCCTCGTACCGGCTGACCAGGCCGTTGGGGTTGATCTCCACGATGAACGGCGAGCCCTCGCCGTACCCCGCCGCCAGGAGGTACGCGGACGGCGTGCTCGCGCTGTCCTCCCCCGGGACGTCGGGGATGAACAGGTCGTAGTGCCGCTTCAGGATCGGCACCGCGATCTCCTGCAGCGCGTGGCTGACCCGGTCGGCGGCCAGGACCTCGTCCGCTCGCTGGTCGAGCGCCTGCTTGACGTCGTCGAGGACCCCGCGGGCGCCGCTGCCGGCCCACGCCGCGTGGCTGCCGAGGTGGTGCAGCTTCTGGGCGGGGAAGCTCATCCCGCGATCGGAGTCGGTGATCTGGCTGTCCGACGCGATGACCACGCCGTCGGCGCAGCGGATCGACAGGACCACGGTCATGGCGGGTCGCTCCTCACAGGCGCAGCAGCGCGAACTGGTGGTGGCGGCGGGCGACGACCTCCATCAGCCTCGGCCAGCAGGCGCGGAGGCGCGGGTGGAGCGGCAGGCGGGTCGCCGACGACGCGGTGACCCAGCGGGTGCTGGCCAGCTCCCACGCGTCCACCCCGCTCGCCACGACCGGCGTGGCCGCCTCGACGCGGGCGATGACGGTGTGGAAGGACCAGGTGGCGGTGACCGCGTCGGTGACCGTCCCCAGCACGTCGAAGTCGGGGAGGCCGCCCAGCTCCTCCTCCGCCTCCCGGATCGCTCCCTCGATCGGGTGCTCGCCCGACGCGAGGGAGCCGGCGGGCACGCTCCAGGTGTGGGGGTGGGTGACCGCGGCGGAGCGGAGGACCAGCAGCATCCGGGGCTCGGGCCCCTCCGCGGTCAGCAGCAGCCCGGCCGCGCCGTGCGGGCCGGTCGTGCCGGAGAGCTCCATCTGCACAGACTGCACCGCGGCGGCTGGCGAGGCGGGGAGGCGACCCGGTCGCTGCGGGCTGCCCACGAGACCGCTCACCAGTGGACCCCCCGGAGGAGGTAGGCGAACGCGAGCCCTTCGGACGACGCCTCCTCGCCGGTCGCCGGGCTCTGGTCGCCGTCCTTCGCCGCGGTGGAGTCGGGGAACAGGTGGTAGCCGGTGTTCAGGATCGCGTCCATCAGCTTGGGGGCGACGGCGTGGCCGACCATCGCCGCGTTGCCCAACCCCGTGGCGATGCGCTTGGGCCGGTCGATGATGGCCTGGCTGATCAGGCGGCCGGCGTCGCCCGGCGTGATGGCGGGGAACGCGTCGTACATCTTCGTGGGCGCGATCATCTTCGTCCGCACGAGCTGCATGTAGATCGTGGTGATGTGGCAGCCGTCGTCGACGATCTCGGTCGCCGCGCAGCGGCTGAACGCGTCGAGGGCCGACTTGGAGGCGACGTACGCGCTGAAGCGGGGGACGTTCGTCTGGCACCCGATCGAGCTGATGTTGATGATGTGGCCGGACTTCCGCTCCCGCATGCCCGGCAGGAAGCCGAGGATCAGCTTGAGCGCCCCGAAGTAGTTCAGCTGCATCGTCCGCTCGAAGTCGTGGAAGCGGTCGTAGGACAGCTCGAGGCTCCGCCGGATCGACCGGCCGGCGTTGTTGACGAGGATGTCCACCCCGCCGTGGGTCTCGATGACGTCGTCGATGAGCCGTTGGATGTCGTCGGGGTCGGTCAGGTCGCAGGGGTGGGCGGTGGCCGTCCCGCCGAGCTCGGTCAGCTCCTCCGCCAGCTCCTCGAGGGCGTCGGCGCTGCGGGCGACCAGCAGCAGGGTGCCGCCGGCCTGGGCGATCTGGCGAGCGGCCGCCTCGCCGATGCCGGAGGACGCGCCGGTGATCATGATCCGCTTGCCGGCGACCGCGCCGGCGAGGGTCCGGTCGATGAACAGCGCCGGGTCCAGGTAGCGGGCCCAGTAGTCCCACAGCTTGGACGCGTAGGTGTCGAGCGGCGGCGCGGTGATGCCGGACCCCTCCAGGGCGGCATCGGTGTTCGAGGTGTCGAACTTCGTCGGGTTCGACATGTAGGCGAACAGCTGCGGGGGGATGCCCAGGGCGTCGGTCGCCGCGTCCCGGATGCGGCGGACGGGCGCCAGCGCCGCCAGCCCGTTGCGGGCGGCGTCGGGGATCATGTCGAAGACCACCGGGTCGATCCGCATGGTGAAGCGGGGTGCTCCGGCGACGCGGGCGAAGGTGTTGAGCACCTCACCGGAGGTCGGGGGCTTGCCACCGGTCAGGTGGAAGACCTTGCCGTCCCAGCCGTCGGCGTGGGCGATGTGGTCGATCGCGTCCGCCACGTAGTCGACGGGCACCATCGGGGGGCGGCGTCCCTCGAGGCCGATCAGCGGGAACCAGCCGGGCAGTGCGTGGCGGAGGCGCTTCAGGAGCGGGAAGACGTAGTAGGGGCCGTCGATCTTGTCGATCTCACCGGTGGTCGAGTCGCCCAGGACGATCCCGGGTCGGTAGACCCGCCACGGACGCCGGCAGGTCTCGTGGACCAGCGCCTCGGACTCGTGCTTCGTGCGGTAGTAGGGATCGGACAGGCCGGTGGCCTCGTCCAGCATGTCCTCGGTGAACCAGCCGTCGTAGCGGCCGGCCGCCGCGATGGAGGAGACGTGGTGCACCGTGCCGACCTCGAGCTCGGCGGCGAGCGCGAGCATCCGCTCGGTCCCGTCGACGTTGGCGATGCGCTGGCGCTCGGCGTCCGCGGTGAGGTCGTAGACCGCGGCCAGGTGGAAGAGGTGGTCGATGCGGCCGGCCAGGCGGGACCGCGTCGCCTCGTCCACCCCGAGCAGGGGGTCGGACAGGTCCCCGACGACGGGCACGAGCACGTCGTCGTCGAGGCCGAGGCGGTCGCGCAGCGCATCGAGCTTGTCGAGCGACCCCTCCCGCACCAGGACGTGGATGGTGCCGCCCCGCCGTGCCAGCCGCTCGATGAGGTACCGGCCGATGAACCCGGTCCCGCCCGTCACGAAGTACTCCATCGCCTGCCCTCTCCTCGCCGGCGCCGGCCCTCGGCCCCGCGACTGCTCGACGTGTCGCCGCGCGCGTCGGCAGCCTAGCCAAGATGGGGTGGGCGGCGTCGGGCTGGGCGGGGGATCGAGGGGGCGCGCGTCACTGCGCGTGATCGCCCGCGGACGATCGGTGGGACGGGGTGACGAGGTGGCCGCGGTGGTGGAGGATCACCGCATGAGCACGACGACCCGCGCGCTGGCGACGATCGTCCTGGTGCTGACCGTGGCCCTCGCGTTCCTGGTCG is a window encoding:
- a CDS encoding proteasome protein; this translates as MTVVLSIRCADGVVIASDSQITDSDRGMSFPAQKLHHLGSHAAWAGSGARGVLDDVKQALDQRADEVLAADRVSHALQEIAVPILKRHYDLFIPDVPGEDSASTPSAYLLAAGYGEGSPFIVEINPNGLVSRYEDIGFHAIGSGAPMAQQAGALLAHFRMVDRPVRFGVLGVVRVIEALSTTSPSVGLEIDVARITAEDGAHHLDQDEIDEAREGVERWIAAEQAVLDDLLD
- a CDS encoding NUDIX domain-containing protein, which translates into the protein MELSGTTGPHGAAGLLLTAEGPEPRMLLVLRSAAVTHPHTWSVPAGSLASGEHPIEGAIREAEEELGGLPDFDVLGTVTDAVTATWSFHTVIARVEAATPVVASGVDAWELASTRWVTASSATRLPLHPRLRACWPRLMEVVARRHHQFALLRL
- a CDS encoding SDR family oxidoreductase, which encodes MEYFVTGGTGFIGRYLIERLARRGGTIHVLVREGSLDKLDALRDRLGLDDDVLVPVVGDLSDPLLGVDEATRSRLAGRIDHLFHLAAVYDLTADAERQRIANVDGTERMLALAAELEVGTVHHVSSIAAAGRYDGWFTEDMLDEATGLSDPYYRTKHESEALVHETCRRPWRVYRPGIVLGDSTTGEIDKIDGPYYVFPLLKRLRHALPGWFPLIGLEGRRPPMVPVDYVADAIDHIAHADGWDGKVFHLTGGKPPTSGEVLNTFARVAGAPRFTMRIDPVVFDMIPDAARNGLAALAPVRRIRDAATDALGIPPQLFAYMSNPTKFDTSNTDAALEGSGITAPPLDTYASKLWDYWARYLDPALFIDRTLAGAVAGKRIMITGASSGIGEAAARQIAQAGGTLLLVARSADALEELAEELTELGGTATAHPCDLTDPDDIQRLIDDVIETHGGVDILVNNAGRSIRRSLELSYDRFHDFERTMQLNYFGALKLILGFLPGMRERKSGHIINISSIGCQTNVPRFSAYVASKSALDAFSRCAATEIVDDGCHITTIYMQLVRTKMIAPTKMYDAFPAITPGDAGRLISQAIIDRPKRIATGLGNAAMVGHAVAPKLMDAILNTGYHLFPDSTAAKDGDQSPATGEEASSEGLAFAYLLRGVHW